A stretch of the Psychroserpens sp. Hel_I_66 genome encodes the following:
- a CDS encoding GIY-YIG nuclease family protein — protein MEWNVYIITNKKEGVLYIGETGNLKKRIYQHKNKIHPSTFSARYNLNKLVYFERFETEKEAKLKEKQMKKWNRAWKTELIEKQNPEWLDLYKKII, from the coding sequence ATGGAATGGAACGTCTACATCATAACAAATAAAAAAGAAGGCGTTTTATACATTGGAGAAACAGGAAATTTAAAGAAAAGAATATATCAGCATAAAAATAAAATACATCCAAGCACATTTTCAGCAAGATATAATTTGAATAAACTAGTTTATTTTGAAAGATTTGAAACTGAAAAGGAAGCCAAATTAAAAGAAAAGCAAATGAAGAAATGGAACAGAGCTTGGAAAACGGAATTAATAGAAAAACAAAATCCAGAATGGTTGGATTTGTATAAAAAAATAATATAA